A window of Malania oleifera isolate guangnan ecotype guangnan chromosome 2, ASM2987363v1, whole genome shotgun sequence genomic DNA:
AAATGAACATAGAAAACTTACGATACAATTATATTTCAAGAAACAAATAACTTCCAACTTAATTTTAGTTCATGATTAGTGCTGGTTGAAATTGTCATGATGGCATGAACATTTGTTGAGAAATTATATAGGGGATCTCCTCCTCCACGTGGTCGTGTGTCTGTTTCCTTAATGTTAGGTATGTGATAAATTGGTCTTACATTCATTAATTATCAAAGAGGGATTCATTTTTGGTAAATGTATAATTAAGAAAGCAGACACACGGGTGCGTGGAGGATAAAGTCTCCTATATAAACTCTTGCATTTGTCTAAAGTCTTTGTCTAGGAGAATGGAAGTTTTGCATTTAATTTTCAATGCAAGGTGTTGGAATTAAGTAGGCCTATTAAGACCTTAAAATCCCAATAGGGATGGCTATTAATTATCCCCAAATGCATGCCAACATGTGTGGATTCGAGGATTAGGCGTCGAACCGATGTCGAGACAAATAATTTGTGAATAGAATTCACAGTTTCTTTAAGTAGTCATTAGAAAAGGTAGGGCTAAATCATCTAACTTTTAATTTATGAAATGATAAGCCAAACATAAGTTGTAAAACTAAATTGTCTTAAATTTGACGAACAATGACTTTTTAACTGCTCAATTGCTTCACAAACATCTTTTTGAATATTGAATTGCTTGGCTCTTCGCGTCACTCATAGTAGTCCATTCAAGCGTGGAACACTTCAAGAAATCCTGAAGGAGTGTTAGTGCACCTTCTTCGGGTGCACTTCCTTCCTATCtgcaaaaccttttttttttttttttgttattcagATCAATGGTAACTGTCACTATTGCAATGCATGCTGATGACGTATTTTAGAAGATATTATTCgataaaataattaaagaaatcaaATTTGCAATCATACCTACACTGTTATGCAAGaaaaatattcaaatttgtgTGCATCATTTCAAGAATGTTTTTTGAAATTTCTGTAACTTTCTTTTTCATAAGATCTCAAGATTTGTAAGTTCAAAGGggggaaataaaagaaaaaagaaaaagaaaaatagaggCAAGATTTGATCTTTCCAAATAGGAAATATTTTATTTACGCaaagaaataatattttatttttatgatttccTTTAGTAATTTTGTATTCAAATATGGAAAAccaaaaaatcaatacacaaatAATCTCTTAAATGTAATATTATGGTCCTTATAATTCCTAGAAATcaatcttttaaaattatttggaaATTTTGCGACttctttgtcattttttttttattttttagatttcttactATCTTAAATGTTATAGAAAATGAGACACTTTCATTAATGTAGAGATGTTCTATATACAGGGGACACTTGTACATGTTatagttgttacaaattcaaaagtatttgaATACTAAATCAAGAAGATCATAAAttatcaaatacaaacaaatgTTCAAGTAGTACAATTGAGGAATCCCAAATTGGCGCAAACTATCAGATATTAGCAAATCTTCAATTGTTAGGATTCTCGACAATTCAGCAACAGAcgtaaccgtcaacggtttgcaaTAATTCGTCACCGATTTTCTCCTGAAAAACATTCTATCTATCTTGAACTGACGAAGCAACTGTCAAAGGGTATATAAAAACAATCGATGGTTTGCTGGAAAACTATACAATTTCCTTTATACGCCCCCTCAAGATAAGCGTGCCATCAGTTACACCAATCTTGGAGCACAGAGAGTGAAATTTCTGACGAGATAGAGTCTTAGTCAAGAGGTATGCAAGTTGATCAAGAATGCTAATAGGAGAGACTTGCAGCAAACCTTAATTTGGTGACCAGATCACGCACAAAATGAAGATCAATAGCAATATGCTTCATCCGTGAATGCATAACAAGATTAAGACTCAACTAATTAGCACCAATATTATCTCAAAACAAATGTGGGGGCTTAGTAATCGAAGCACCTAGTTTGTGAAATAATGAGCGAATCCAAACAAGCTCAGAGGTGGCTGAAGGAAGAGCCAGAAATTCCGCCTCAATGGAGGAACGAGCCATAGCATGCTGCTTATGCGTGCTCTAGGAAATGGGATAATCACCTAGAAAAATGAAATAGGCAGAGGTGGGGGTTCTGGTATCCCTATCACCGACCCAATCAACATTAGAGAACCCTTGAAGAGTGAGATTCTCAATGCGCTTGAGGAGGGTGCCATGACGAAAGTGCCCTTCAAGTATCGCAGAACACGTTTGGCAGTGGTCTAATGAATCTGAGATGGTTTATGCATGAACTGAGCCAACTTATTGATCGGGAAGGCAATTTCGGGCTAAGTAAGAGAGAGATATTGTAGAGCTCCTATAACTCAGCGGTACTTAGTTGGATCATGAGTAGGAGAAGAGTGGAAGATCCTTTATGGCAAGTGGAGTCATCACTGCCTTAGCACTATCCATCTTGGTGTGAGAAAGAAGATCCTGAATATACTTTTGTTGGGAGAGGAACAGCCCACGAGTAACTGAAATCACCTCGACACCAAGAAAATTATGTAAGGGACTAAGATTCTTAAGATAAAACCAATGACCGAGCTGCTGAACAACCTTTGAGATAACAGCAGAATTACTTCTAGTGAGTAAGAGATCATCCACATATACCAAAAATAGAAAGTAATATCATCACAAGTGTAGATAAATAGAGAGGAATCAGATTTAGACTGCTAAAAATTGAGTTGAATAAGACAAGCACTCAGTTCTTGATACCAAGCACGAGGTGCTTGTTTCAAGCCATACAAATACCTCTTTAACCTGCAAACATGAGAAGGCAAATTAGGATCAACAAAACCCGGAGGTTGAACCATTAATACATCCTTCTAAAGGAGGTCATGCAGAAATGCATTATTAATATCCAATTGGCAAAGGGCCAATTTTTCTGAACAGCAAGGGAGAGGACAACTCAAATAGTCACCGGTTTCATAATAGGGTTGAACGTATCATTATGATCAAAACCAAGTTGTTGATGAAAACCTTTTGCCACTAACCGTGCTTTATAACAAGAAATACTACCATCAGGATGTCGTTTGATATGGAAATTCCATTTGTAGCCAACGGGTTTGATTGTAGAGCGCAGTGGAACCAGCTCCTATGTGCTATGTTTAACCAACACAGTGAACTCTTCGTACATAGTATGTCACCACTTGAGATCTTTCAAGGCCTGAGACACACATGTGGGCTCAATAGGTTGAAGAAGAGGGTGTCTAGTGTAGCAAGGTAAAGATGTTTGGGTCTATGAATTTTATTCATAGACCGGGTAGTCATAGCATGAGTACGGCTGGATCAGGCCGGAGATGCAGGTGTGGTGGATGAAGGAATTACCTCTGGTGGAGAATGTGCAAGGGAGGATGATGAAGATCTGGAAGGAGAAGCCGGAATTGCAGGAGCATTGTTCGTCACAGTAGCAAAAGAGGAGGGTATTAGTCCAATGGAAGGCACCGCTGGTATGACAAGATCCTTTGTGTTAGCGCCTGAAACTAACAAAGAAGACACAACGACATGGGtagaggaagaaaagaaaaaaacacatTCATCAAAAACCACATGCTTAGACACGTAAATGTGAGAGGTAACAAGGTCCATACACCTATAGGCACTCTGGGAGCTTGAGTAACCGAGAAAGAGACAAGATGTGCAAATTTTTGTAATCGGGACAACAACCAAAAAAACATTCAAAAggacttttattttttaaaagaggaGTAGACATACGTTTATCAAATAAACTGCTACCTGAAACACATAAGACCAATAAGATGGGGGAAGACTCGCTTGACTCAATAGAGTGAGACCAGTTTCAATAATGTGTCGATGCCGACGTTCACTTGTACCATTTTGCTAAGGTGCATGGGAGTAGTGGTAAGCTAGCTAATGGAGTTTGAGGAGAGAAAATGATGGAGAGCTTGATATTCACCCTCATTATCGGAGTACAAGTGTTTGATGTGAAAACCAAACTGTTTTTCAATTAGCCATTTCAACTGACAGAAAATGGAGCAAACTTTTTCGTCGGATGGGAAACAACCAACAATATTTAGTAAAGTGATCAACAAATAAGACATAAAATTGAAACCCATCAAGTGAAGTGGAAGTCGCAAGCCCCCAAACATCAATATATATGTATTCAAGTGGATGAGTGCTAACAAGAGAAGTGGAAGAGAAAGACAACTTGTGACTTTTATTAATTTGACAAGCATTACAAATAGATGATGAAAAGACGCGAGATTCTACAACTGGAAGGGAAAAAGTACGAATAACAAAATCAACTACTTTATTTGAGGGATGCCCAAGTCGTCCATGCCAAGTTGTAGATGTTGTTCATTCACCAACAAGTGCTAAAACAAAAGACTCATTAGTAGAAGAAGCCATTGACATTGGATAGACACAATCTTGACATTTGCCGCGAAGAAGAGTCGCTTCCATGCTCCgatccttcacaagaaaataaaatgggtATAATTCAAGATAaactgtaaagacccgaaaaataatagtaattaaataaagaggaaaatgaaaatttaaagaaGGTAAATACCCGGCTTCCGTGACTCGTGGCTCACACagacaccactattcaccagtatctcATCCCTATGACCTACtcgtagtatatcagtagaacaacctcctcagacctgccaatgttctaccccaatatataatgacaatataacgaacttctcagacctgccaacgttatatcgtgattatatctaggcaatataacgaactcctcagatatgtcaacgttatattgtgatatacaCAGATAACCACACAAATGACACATTTACACACATCAAATTTAATCACCACATAGTACTCACAAAtagccagtattcacaaccaatctaTAATCACAAATAAACTGTATCCACAACCAGCCGATACTCACAAACAATCAGTATTTATTACTAAACAAGATTCACAACAGCCAGTAATCGCAATTAGTTAAGTTATGAaagttatattcatgccacataattttttttcatataatatatatatcaaaaaacATTATTTTTCATATGTCTAACTGTTCAAATAAATTATACCTAAGTATATTAATTTGTATAATCGAATTTAACCGGTTCAAACTTAGTAAAatctactataattaattccccttacctgcttcctGAAAAGTCTACTAAAATCCTAACCACACCCGAGGcgtttaaaattcaaaacccttAAATTACATTATCCCCAataaaatcaactcaaacccAGTATAAAAATCATTTAGCACCTTTCCTAGGTTAGCATACTCCAAATACacatataaaccctaaaatatctcacttggTGCCCCGGAATCCTAAACTGAAAATCTACTCCACttaagttgcagagaatcttctaggaatctcgtggtggttcttgatcgttAATCCGATCTTTAATGGaatcggaatcgaagagagagagagtaagggaactgtagggtagagagagagagataggcgCGAGGAGAGAGAAAAcgttgcttaaaatgaaagcaACACTATTTATATGCaggactttgtcgatgagacacgtggattcgtcaacgagtccaagaagaccgtttgtcgatgaagtcgcgagttcgtcaacgaattttagaaatatctgaaacctctctcggtaaatcttcatcgacgagacacgtaaactcgtcaacgaaatccaaAAGGACGCTCGTTGATGAAGAGAACTAGTTCGTTGGCGAGTCTTTGCTTGATgtccttttcaaattttcttttccctttcttttattctcccttttttctatattcatttttattttatttaccgGGTTCGGGTTACTATGTGAGCCATCAAGAAATTATCTTGATTATACCTACCCTGAATAAAAGCTAATTGATTCTTATCCATAAAGTCCCAATACAGACTTTAAGCATGTTTGCAAGGATCTTCATTATTCCTTTATATGTTATTTTGCAACAAGATATTGGTCTGAAGTCTTTAGTTTGCATAGGATGctttgttgaccttttgagtccggtctctattttgattatgacaaaccacaacatctcattttgTGCGTTTACTCTTTGAATAGATTTATAATGCAGAAGATGCAAATGAGGGATGTAAAATGGAAGCCAAGGAGTACCTAATCAAGCACAAATTATGGTGTATTCCATGGAATACTAAAGAGCAGAtgcatgaagattttatttattctttaagttgtaatagtaattaggtttcaatttgtgcatgcataatcatatgatttgaattgaagctctcacaaAATGACCAAGATCTTAGATTGACTTTAGAGGCATAAACTTTTTATGAAAacaatttttccaaaacaagttttttttttgttgttaaaCCCCTTCACGTTTCTTCTATCGCATTGATGAGCACAtttctctatcaataactccttatcttaaaaagtatccaacataaaagttgtgaaatttttccttagatttctgttgatacAAGTACGtccaaatttggagttatataatAAAAGTTATGTGCAAAATACTTAGGGGTGTACGTAGTAGGAAAATTCCCTTCTTGTTTCTTCCGACTCATTGATGagtgattttatcaatcaaaaactccttatcttaaaaagtgttcaacataaaaattgtgggattttctcttagctttctattgatatcaagaacatccatttattttctcctactctttctttttgaaaatctttttggggaaattcttttgggttatacaagtaaggcttgagcatatattctcttccatatattttgcttgagagtcttcttgctatttgtttttaaaGGTCAGTCTTGAAAAAATATTCTTCTCCTACTCTTcaatttgaaaaatcctttggagaaaatattttgaattttacaaGGTAACTTTTGACTTAATCATTCCACTTtctcatttttacttgaaaaatatttttgagaggaatatccttactctaccaaacttcaaattttataaatcagTCGAGAGTGCATTAAGGTTTTTACATTGTACAACTCAACTTATTGAGAAACATTTCATTGtatgaaaaattcattccttatatcatttgtatttacggttCAGATTGTGAACCGTGGTGAGGTAGTTATGCCTCGTATGGAAGCAacggattgtaaagaggtagttACACCTTGTGTAAGCAACGAATTGTAAAGAGGTAGTTACGCCTTGTGCAATCagcggattgtaacgggaagctccgtcctagttTTAAGGAgtagatagtggaatccttgggtggtttgcccaaagcgaggatgtaggcgggagTTGTCAAACCTcgttaaaaactttgtgtttgcgctctccctcttccctactttatttaattttcatactttactttccgcacttgtatgcttatgttcaatttatgctgaatgttataattattttaaatatttgtatacattattatttgtgggattcatgcttgtttagaaaaactgtaggttgtgttatactgattatgaaattaaaatagggataaattgacttagaaagaattttaaatacccaattcactcccctcttggaaTGCACCATAACTCCCATGCTTTATTTTTCGGATAAAGAGTAAATGTTGCATTGTTTAGTTTTGACAAATTGTAATCCTTAAAAAATGATTGTAGTGCTTCTATCACTTTTTTTCCTACTATATTCCACTAGAATTTATAGAACTTGGCATTGTATCCTTCTAGTCCTAGAGTCTtatctcttgaaaaagaaaagaaaacctcttttatttccttttctttccaTCATTGGACCTCCCAATAAGTCCTTACATTCTTGTTGCTATGCTATGGAAAGTTATAATTCTCTTAAGCTATATTAACTTAAATGTTTGATAACATTATACTATATCCACATATTAAACTAAATGGGAAATGATATGCATTACTTGCACTCTTTTTGGATCAAATTTATTATTTAGGTTGTTCAATAATAACGGGACTATAGTAAAGAGTTGATGGTCTTTTGGAGGTTTAAACAAAAAGGGTGATATCATTTAAAGATATTTTtgtcaaagaaaaagaagaagaagaagaagaagaagaaatagaacATGCATCTAATATATTGATCTTTGTCAAAAAAATATTGGTGGAGCCATAGGGGCTCCATAGTTTTGATATATATTTGATAGTTTTGCAAACCATAGGGGCTTTAATGAGATCATAATATAATCATAAGGTATCAAATTACTTTTTGATGAAATGGAGGAGTGGTTTATATAATTttccctaaaaaaaaatatttgttagagCTTGGAACTTTCATTTGGGGTGTTTAGTCTAAATATTAGGAGGAGGTGGGAATTGATAAATGTTGGGAAGTAAGCTATCACTTGCTTGTACAAATCAAACCTAAGGCCGACCTCtaattgaaaaaataaagttTACACCCTAATTTTAGTAACTTTGTCTTTgaatcaaaatttaagaaaaaattttaagaaatgtTTTTTGAAACTCACCAATTACATCATGTCATATCATGTTTGGGGCCACATAAGTGACCTGTGACCCATCATATGGATCACCTTAAAGCATGTATTTCACTTGTATAAGTCCACATACTAACATAGTATGCTCTATAATTAACATATTGGTGAGTATCCATCATATAAAACTTGATATCCACTAACTAGGATAACATATTTTTAAACCATATCTGACTTATTCAACGTTCGCATTAATTATGAGTCAAATTAAACGATTCAAGTTCAGTTCAAATTAATggatttttatttgcttttttcAGATATAATATCATTGGGATGTTTGGTTGGTTTAACCCATTAATTTTCAATTACAATATGTATGTAAGAAACATTGTAGAGAGAGGTTGGCTTAATTAGTAATTAACTAGTCACTgacaattaatttttttaaatttattatttttaatagataatggaaagttaaaaatatttatttatttgaattttaaatgtgGTAACGTGCTTTATTATTTTTGGAGAATaatgggaaagtttaaaaaatattgaaccaaaaaaagaatttttaaaatataaatattgtaaatatataaaaaaaaaacttataaatATGAGGTGCTTTCTAATGATTAaaagatgatttaaaaaaatcataaaaaattattcaaatttctGTTGGTTAATAGtagaaataatatttaatatttaatattttaattttctgtTTTTAATTCTTTCAGACAGGGGGGCTCCATAAATTGAAATAGAAGGTGCCGCTTCAAATGCCCCTCTCCAGCGAGTTATGTTTCGCGGGTTCCTACTTTCTTCACGCAGGCGAAACCACTACAGTTCAACCCCCGCTTTCAGCACGTCCGCTGCCCCACTTGTTCTCCCACGACCACGAGACAACAGCCTTCTCTTCAACCCTCAAAGGCCTCTTCCCCCTATCCGACCGTCGCCTCACTATCCGATCCCGCCACAGAACTTGGTCGATAACTACCCTCTATCTCAATTCCACCTAAATCAATCCGCGGAACACAGTTATGTTCAGTCCTCTGGTTCTGAGACGTTCGAGCGTCTTGTTTGCGGATGCCAAAGCTCTTGTTCCTCTGAAGATGCTGAACAGTTTCATCTGCAGATTTATAAATGTGGGTTCTCCGGTGATTTGTTCTTGTCTAATACTCTCATTAATGCCTACATCAGAGTTGGTGATTTGGTCTCTGCGCAGAAGCTGTTTGATGAAATGCCCGACAAGAACTCTGTTACCTGGTCCTGCTTGATCTCTGGCCATACTCAAAATGACATGCCTGTTGAGGCGTGTAAACATTTCCGGGGAATGATTTGTGCGGGTTTTGTCCCGAACCAGTATGCTCTTGGTAGTGTTCTCCGAGCTTGCCGGGACATGAAATCTTGCGGGCTTAAACTCGGGATGCAAGTTCAtggtttaattttgaaaactcgGTATGCATGGGATGTGGTGGTGTGTAATGGGCTGATATCAATGTATGGAAGTTGTTTGAATTCCACTACTTGTGCCCGTTGTGTTTTTGAGGATATTGGAACTAAGAATTCAATATCATGGAATTCTATTATTTCACTGTATTCTCAGAGAGGAGATGCAGTTTCTTCTTTTGAGCTATTTTCAGACATGCAACTTGAGGGCTTGAGACTTGGTTTCAAATCTAATGAGTATACCTTTGGTAGCTTAATAACAGCTGCCTGTTCTTCTGTTGAGGGTGGATTATGCTTAGTAGAGCAGATTCTTGCCAGAGTCAAGAAAGCTGGATTCATGCTAGATCTCTATGTGGGAAGTGCTTTAGTAAGTGGATTTGCAAGGTTAGGGCTGATTGATAGTGCCAAGAAGATTTTTGAGCAGATGAGTAACAGGAATGCAGTCTCCCTGAATGGCTTGATGGTTGGATTGGTGAAGCAAAGGCAAGGAGAGGCAGCAGCTGAGGTTTTCGGGGATATGAAAGACCCAATTGGAATTAATTTTGATTCTTATGTTGTTCTTCTAAGTGCTTTTTCTGAATTTACTGATGTGGAAGAAGGGAGAAAAAGGGGTAGAGAGGTTCACGCGTATGCAATTCGAACTGGGTTAGTTGATGTTAAGGTTGCAATTGGGAATGGGCTTGTTAATATGTATGCTAAATGTGGTGCAATTGATGATGCTTGTTCAGTTTTCGGGCTCATGATTGCCAAAGATTCAGTCTCATGGAACTCAATGATCTCAGGTCTTGACCAAAGTGGGCGTTTTGGAGATGCAGTCACGAGCTTCTGCAGAATGAGACAAACTGGCTTGATGCCTTCGAAGTTTACACTGATAAGCAGTTTGAGTTCATGTGCAAGCTTGGGCTGGATCATGCTGGGAGCACAAATACATTGTGAAGGGCTGAAACTGGGACTTGATTTGGATGTTTCAGTTTCAAATGCTCTTCTTGCATTATATGCAGGGACTGGATTTCTTGCTGCAGGCCAGAAACTATTTGCTTTGATGCCGGAGTATGATCAAGTTTCATGGAATTCTATGATTGGAGCATTTGCTGATTCAGAGGCATCTGTTTTTGAATCTGTTACATACTTCTTGGAAATGATGCGAGCAGGATGGAATCTTAATAAAGTAACCTTCATGAACATTCTTGCTGCAGTGTCATCTCTTTCACTTCACAAACTGGGCTTTCAAATTCATGCTCTAGCACTAAAATACTGTGTTGCGGATGACACTGCCATTGAGAATGCACTTCTCTCGTGCTATGGGAAGTGTGGACAGATGGAAGTCTGTGAGAAGATCTTTGCTAGGATGTATGAAAGGAGGGATGAAGTAAGTTGGAATTCAATGATTTCTGGTTACATACATAATGAGCTCTTGAACAAGGCCATGGATTTGGCCTGGTTTATGATGCAGAATGGACAGAGATTAGATTGTTTCACCTTTGCCACTGTTCTTAGTGCATGTGCTTCAGTTGCAACTTTGGAACGTGGCATGGAAGTTCATGCGTGTGAAATAAGAGCTAGTTTGGAATCTGATGTTGTAGTTGGCAGTGCACTTGTTGACATGTACTCCAAATGTGGAAGAATAGATTACGCTTCAAGATTCTTTTGGTCGATGCCCATTAAGAATGTATATTCTTGGAATTCAATGATATCAGGCTATGCACGACATGGACTTGGGGAGAGAGCTTTAAATCTTTTTAGGCAAATGAAGCTAGGTGGTCAACCACCTGATCATGTCACATTTGTTGGGGTCTTGTCGGCTTGTAGCCATGTGGGATTGGTCGAGGAAGGATTTGAGCATTTTGAATCTATGAGCAAGGTATATGGTTTAGCTCCACGGTTGGAGCATTTTTCTTGTATGGTGGATCTCCTTGCACGAGCAGGTGAGCTTAATAAGGTAGAAAACTTTATCAATAGGATGCCAGTCAGGCCTAATGTTCTTATTTGGAGGACAGTTTTGGGATCCTGCTGTCGAGCAAATGGTCGCTGCACAGAATTAGGTAAGAGAGCTGCTGAAATGCTTCTGGAGTTGGAACCTCAAAATGCTGCAAACTATGTGCTTCTTTCCAATATGTATGCCTCTGGAGGTAAATGGGAAGATGTGGCAAAGGCTAGGACATTAATGAGGGAAGCAGCAGTGAAGAAGGAAGCTGGTTGTAGCTGGGTCACCATGAAAGATGGTGTTCATGTCTTTGTAGCTGGAGACAAATCACATCCTGATAATTACTTGATCTATGAAAAACTCCGCGAACTGCATCAGAAAATAAAGGATGCTGGTTATGTGCCACAGACAAAATTTGCTCTTTATGATCTTGACCTGGAAAATAAAGAAGAACTGTTGAGCTATCACAGTGAGAGACTTGCAGTTGCTTTTGTTCTCTCTCGTAAATCTGGGATGCCTATAAGGATTATGAAAAATTTACGGATTTGTGGCGACTGTCACTCTGCCTTCAAATATATATCAAGAATCATTGGTCGTCAAATAGTATTGCGAGATTCAAACAGATTTCATCATTTTGTTAATGGTGACTGCTCATGTGGGGATTATTGGTGACTAAGCAGTCATTGCCAATCTTGGAAAGCATTTTGAACCATCTAAATGCTAGGTAGAAATGGCTGAAGATTAGAGGTTCAAATCACAGAAACAGTCCATCCAGGTGTGAAGGTAGGACTGCATATATAATACCTTCCCCATATCCATGATGGTGTGGAAGGCTTGTGCACCAAGTGTTACAATTACATTTAGAACCACTCTTCTTTCAAGTTTGCCCTACTGGTACGTGGCTCTTCAATCATAAATGTCAATATTTTGTAGTTGAACTATTTTTTCCAAAATCTTTTTCTCCTACTGTCATTCAATCTCTGTTTTAAACTGGGTATGTCATGCTTTGTATTATTTGCCATTCTGTTGTCAAACATCATTCAAATTGTTCTTCCTTTGGCTGCTAGGAAAGCTAGGAAATGTAGAATAAGATAAAATGTCGAATGTTATTGATGTATTCGGCATGGGGAATTAAATTGAACTTCAGTTTTTTATTTAGGGAATTCAATTGTGGGATCATATCTTTTACATTTTAGGATATTTCTATTTAATTAAGAAACA
This region includes:
- the LOC131149597 gene encoding putative pentatricopeptide repeat-containing protein At5g09950; translated protein: MFRGFLLSSRRRNHYSSTPAFSTSAAPLVLPRPRDNSLLFNPQRPLPPIRPSPHYPIPPQNLVDNYPLSQFHLNQSAEHSYVQSSGSETFERLVCGCQSSCSSEDAEQFHLQIYKCGFSGDLFLSNTLINAYIRVGDLVSAQKLFDEMPDKNSVTWSCLISGHTQNDMPVEACKHFRGMICAGFVPNQYALGSVLRACRDMKSCGLKLGMQVHGLILKTRYAWDVVVCNGLISMYGSCLNSTTCARCVFEDIGTKNSISWNSIISLYSQRGDAVSSFELFSDMQLEGLRLGFKSNEYTFGSLITAACSSVEGGLCLVEQILARVKKAGFMLDLYVGSALVSGFARLGLIDSAKKIFEQMSNRNAVSLNGLMVGLVKQRQGEAAAEVFGDMKDPIGINFDSYVVLLSAFSEFTDVEEGRKRGREVHAYAIRTGLVDVKVAIGNGLVNMYAKCGAIDDACSVFGLMIAKDSVSWNSMISGLDQSGRFGDAVTSFCRMRQTGLMPSKFTLISSLSSCASLGWIMLGAQIHCEGLKLGLDLDVSVSNALLALYAGTGFLAAGQKLFALMPEYDQVSWNSMIGAFADSEASVFESVTYFLEMMRAGWNLNKVTFMNILAAVSSLSLHKLGFQIHALALKYCVADDTAIENALLSCYGKCGQMEVCEKIFARMYERRDEVSWNSMISGYIHNELLNKAMDLAWFMMQNGQRLDCFTFATVLSACASVATLERGMEVHACEIRASLESDVVVGSALVDMYSKCGRIDYASRFFWSMPIKNVYSWNSMISGYARHGLGERALNLFRQMKLGGQPPDHVTFVGVLSACSHVGLVEEGFEHFESMSKVYGLAPRLEHFSCMVDLLARAGELNKVENFINRMPVRPNVLIWRTVLGSCCRANGRCTELGKRAAEMLLELEPQNAANYVLLSNMYASGGKWEDVAKARTLMREAAVKKEAGCSWVTMKDGVHVFVAGDKSHPDNYLIYEKLRELHQKIKDAGYVPQTKFALYDLDLENKEELLSYHSERLAVAFVLSRKSGMPIRIMKNLRICGDCHSAFKYISRIIGRQIVLRDSNRFHHFVNGDCSCGDYW